A single region of the Pseudomonas solani genome encodes:
- a CDS encoding PP2C family protein-serine/threonine phosphatase: protein MGMTPGQEALSYAAQSVAGRVRDHNEDALLCRPALGLWAVADGMGGHSCGEVASAIALETLERELAAGLPLEVAVHGANRAVLEAAAGLDDERRGMGTTLVAVRFQGSDFELAWVGDSRAYRIDAAGIHQISRDHSWVQALVDAGQMTPAEARVDARRNVITQCLGRDDQELEVGLLNGSLQPGELLLLCSDGLSGELEDGEIHAQCNKARTLDGMVDQLIVLANSHGGRDNITCIVLGLPAQEQEAPSEPPPRSFLSRLFNPRKQR from the coding sequence ATGGGAATGACGCCTGGCCAGGAAGCCCTGAGCTATGCGGCGCAATCGGTCGCAGGTCGGGTTCGCGATCACAACGAAGATGCACTGCTGTGCAGGCCGGCGCTCGGCCTCTGGGCGGTCGCCGACGGCATGGGCGGTCACAGCTGCGGCGAGGTGGCCAGCGCCATCGCCCTGGAAACCCTGGAGCGCGAACTGGCCGCCGGCCTGCCCCTGGAAGTGGCCGTGCACGGCGCCAATCGTGCCGTGCTGGAGGCCGCCGCCGGCCTCGACGACGAACGGCGGGGCATGGGCACCACCCTGGTGGCCGTGCGCTTCCAGGGCAGCGACTTCGAGCTGGCCTGGGTCGGTGACAGCCGCGCCTACCGCATCGACGCCGCCGGCATCCACCAGATCAGCCGCGACCACAGCTGGGTCCAGGCCCTGGTGGATGCCGGCCAGATGACCCCGGCGGAGGCCCGTGTCGACGCCCGCCGCAACGTCATCACCCAATGCCTGGGGCGTGACGACCAAGAGCTGGAAGTGGGCCTGCTCAACGGCAGCCTGCAGCCCGGCGAATTGCTGCTGTTGTGCAGCGACGGCCTCAGCGGCGAGTTGGAGGACGGGGAGATCCACGCCCAGTGCAACAAGGCGCGGACGCTGGACGGCATGGTCGATCAGCTGATCGTGCTAGCCAATAGCCATGGCGGCAGGGACAATATCACCTGCATCGTGCTGGGCCTGCCCGCGCAGGAGCAGGAAGCGCCGTCGGAACCCCCGCCGCGCTCCTTCCTCAGCCGCTTGTTCAACCCCCGAAAACAACGATGA
- a CDS encoding DUF2025 family protein: MSITSSGICAAADQLAGFVGFNTKTGRHIVRFSEDSFGMDVDNDSIMPACEFVWQPHGDRTMTLKRELIQLLLEQNIDDRLNVTEPLRVYMRRKDLPEITAERCLKPTTLEA, translated from the coding sequence ATGAGCATCACCTCCAGCGGCATTTGCGCCGCCGCCGATCAGCTGGCCGGCTTCGTCGGCTTCAACACCAAGACCGGGCGGCACATCGTGCGCTTCAGCGAAGACTCCTTCGGCATGGACGTGGACAACGACAGCATCATGCCGGCCTGCGAATTCGTCTGGCAGCCCCACGGCGACCGCACCATGACCCTCAAGCGCGAGCTGATCCAGCTGCTGCTGGAGCAGAACATCGACGACCGCCTCAATGTCACCGAGCCGCTACGCGTTTACATGCGCCGCAAGGACCTGCCGGAAATCACCGCCGAGCGCTGCCTCAAGCCCACCACTCTGGAGGCCTGA
- a CDS encoding ComEC/Rec2 family competence protein, with protein MTTTAAVLAVDLANVYDAPKGGKLLYTLAWGDYVDVLEVTDTHLRIATHTYQERSDGSILPVATEAWLVPPKSARRANGGRLKPADLVLPRAENRVLKVNFVDVQQGDGAVVESPGGKVMLVDGGDNQMFARYLAARYRGTSDDAPRPIDCILVTHGDADHFSGLTQIQRSETNAEPRKRLFIEPRRIYHNGLVKRSKSGRKETELLGPTLDADGLKLLTPLLDSPLQVPAEEMNTDFRAWRKALEAWQARAERLGRAPIEFRRLSQGQHDAFDFLRDEGLDVQVLGPLLSESGGASGLPFLGSPPSGPRIGHESLDIGAEGFAGYSASHTINGHSIVFRLRYGGFSYLFCGDLNDEAGRTLARQHDKGEISLRAELFKVPHHGSADFSGGFFKRVEPIVNIVSSGDDPMNEYIHPRATLMGALGRYSRVDEPLVFVTELVAFFRLEGWAHLSDKEKAEKRGDFYAFSRSAYGLVKTRTDGKRLLVYTDSGKAELKEAYCYELDAEGVPRPAVVIKV; from the coding sequence ATGACCACCACCGCTGCCGTGCTTGCCGTCGACCTGGCCAACGTCTACGACGCCCCCAAGGGCGGCAAGCTGCTCTACACCCTGGCCTGGGGTGACTATGTCGATGTGCTGGAGGTCACCGACACCCACCTGCGCATCGCCACCCACACCTACCAGGAGCGTTCCGACGGCAGCATCCTGCCGGTGGCCACGGAGGCCTGGCTGGTGCCGCCGAAATCCGCGCGACGGGCGAACGGTGGTCGCCTCAAGCCGGCCGACCTGGTGCTGCCGCGCGCGGAAAACCGCGTACTCAAGGTCAACTTCGTCGACGTGCAGCAGGGTGATGGCGCGGTGGTCGAGAGCCCCGGCGGCAAGGTGATGCTGGTGGATGGCGGCGACAACCAGATGTTCGCCCGTTACCTGGCGGCGCGTTATCGCGGCACCTCCGATGATGCGCCGCGGCCGATCGATTGCATCCTGGTGACCCACGGCGATGCCGATCACTTCTCCGGCCTGACCCAGATCCAGCGTTCCGAAACCAACGCCGAGCCGCGCAAGCGGCTGTTCATCGAGCCCCGGCGCATCTACCACAACGGCCTGGTGAAGCGTTCGAAGAGCGGGCGCAAGGAAACCGAACTGCTCGGCCCGACCCTGGACGCCGACGGCCTCAAGCTGCTCACCCCGCTGCTGGACAGCCCGTTGCAGGTGCCGGCGGAGGAGATGAACACCGACTTCCGCGCCTGGCGCAAGGCGCTGGAGGCCTGGCAGGCGCGGGCCGAGCGGCTGGGGCGTGCCCCCATCGAGTTCCGCCGGTTGTCCCAGGGGCAGCACGATGCCTTCGACTTCCTCCGTGACGAGGGGTTGGACGTGCAGGTGCTCGGCCCCCTGCTCAGCGAGTCCGGCGGCGCCAGTGGCCTGCCCTTTCTCGGCAGCCCGCCCTCCGGCCCGCGTATCGGCCACGAGTCGCTGGATATAGGCGCCGAGGGCTTCGCCGGCTATTCCGCGTCCCACACCATCAACGGCCACTCCATCGTTTTCCGCCTGCGCTACGGCGGCTTCAGCTACCTGTTCTGCGGCGACCTCAATGACGAGGCCGGGCGTACCCTGGCGCGGCAGCATGACAAGGGCGAGATCAGCCTGCGCGCCGAACTGTTCAAGGTGCCCCACCACGGCTCGGCGGATTTCTCCGGCGGCTTCTTCAAGCGCGTCGAGCCCATCGTCAACATCGTCTCCAGCGGCGACGACCCGATGAACGAATACATCCACCCCCGCGCCACCCTGATGGGCGCCCTGGGGCGCTACTCGCGGGTGGACGAGCCGCTGGTGTTCGTCACCGAGCTGGTGGCCTTCTTCCGCCTGGAGGGCTGGGCGCACCTCAGCGACAAGGAAAAGGCGGAGAAGCGCGGCGACTTCTATGCCTTCAGCCGCAGCGCCTATGGCCTGGTCAAGACCCGCACCGACGGCAAGCGCCTGCTGGTCTACACCGACAGCGGCAAGGCTGAGCTCAAGGAGGCCTATTGCTACGAGCTGGACGCCGAGGGCGTGCCCCGGCCGGCGGTGGTGATCAAGGTCTAG
- a CDS encoding DUF3509 domain-containing protein, protein MGLDIKKLAKAFPDYEFSAQLRPDGGYVVALEKDGTRFQRVVPALKVPEQLEWTISTIKRDMALELGEVPPVESLKSLRKTPLPRYFNA, encoded by the coding sequence ATGGGTCTCGACATCAAGAAGTTGGCCAAGGCCTTTCCGGACTACGAGTTCAGTGCGCAGCTGCGCCCCGATGGCGGCTACGTGGTTGCGCTGGAAAAGGACGGCACGCGTTTTCAGCGGGTCGTTCCGGCACTGAAGGTGCCTGAGCAACTGGAGTGGACCATCAGCACCATCAAGCGCGACATGGCCCTGGAACTGGGTGAGGTGCCGCCGGTGGAGTCGCTCAAGAGCCTGCGCAAGACGCCCCTGCCGCGTTACTTCAACGCCTGA
- a CDS encoding LysR substrate-binding domain-containing protein: protein MRTPSLIALRAFEVAARCRNFTEAASELSVTPGAVSRQIRLLEEELGISLFDRTRNTVTLNDNGRRLAATVSEAFALLAHGADALRGQREGPVHITCAPSIATHWLMKRLNQFSTLHPDVTLSLESTEELIDLERGEASLAIRFVTAGTRLPSSELLFREAFFPVCSPTYLQQHPLREPADLVGARLIHATWKSASKLSIPSWGDWFDQHVGPGVDASAGMRFGLIGHAIQGAVAGQGFALGSTALAGDDIAQGRLVLPFGQACRITTPWEYRLAWSRKATPGERLRRLIDWLVAEARSSAADI from the coding sequence ATGCGTACGCCATCGCTCATCGCCTTGCGCGCCTTCGAGGTCGCCGCCCGTTGCCGCAATTTCACCGAGGCGGCCAGCGAGCTTTCGGTCACCCCCGGCGCCGTCAGCCGGCAGATCCGCCTGCTCGAGGAAGAGCTCGGCATCAGCCTGTTCGACCGCACCCGCAACACGGTGACCCTCAACGACAATGGCCGGCGCCTGGCGGCCACCGTGTCTGAAGCCTTTGCACTGCTGGCGCACGGCGCCGATGCGTTGCGTGGGCAGCGCGAGGGACCGGTGCACATAACCTGCGCGCCCTCCATCGCCACCCATTGGCTGATGAAGCGCCTGAACCAGTTTTCCACCCTGCACCCGGACGTGACCCTCAGCCTGGAGTCCACCGAGGAACTCATCGACCTGGAGCGGGGCGAGGCCAGCCTGGCCATCCGCTTCGTAACCGCCGGCACTCGCTTGCCGTCGAGCGAGCTGCTGTTTCGCGAGGCGTTCTTCCCGGTGTGCAGCCCGACCTATCTGCAACAGCACCCGCTGCGCGAACCTGCCGACCTGGTGGGGGCGCGGCTCATCCACGCCACCTGGAAGAGCGCGTCGAAGCTGAGCATCCCCAGCTGGGGGGATTGGTTCGACCAGCATGTCGGCCCCGGCGTGGACGCGTCGGCGGGCATGCGTTTCGGCCTGATCGGCCATGCGATCCAGGGGGCGGTCGCCGGCCAGGGGTTCGCCCTGGGCTCCACGGCCCTGGCGGGGGATGACATCGCCCAGGGACGCCTGGTGCTGCCCTTCGGCCAGGCGTGCCGCATCACCACGCCCTGGGAATACCGCCTGGCCTGGAGCCGCAAGGCCACGCCCGGTGAGCGGCTGCGGCGGCTGATCGATTGGCTGGTGGCAGAGGCACGCAGCAGCGCCGCCGATATCTGA
- a CDS encoding DMT family transporter has translation MKARRLPLDLFACSLMLVLCLIWGFQQVSIKLVDDDVSSIMQLAIRSGVAALVLGLITLWREGRGAFSDGTLLPGLGVGLLFALEFLFISEGLVRSTASHIGVFLYTAPIFAALGLHLILPEERLSPVQWLGVMVAFGGIALAFLGNPGNDSGATLLGDAMGVIAAIAWGATTVLIRGSSLSEAAPVKTLFYQLAGAVVLLLSVAFATGKTQLHLSDRALLSLGFQVLVVALFSYVAWFWLLRRYLASRLSMLSFMTPLFGVGFGVLVLNEPLTSSFVFGAALVLAGLLLVSGAELLRERLARRRAANAGA, from the coding sequence ATGAAAGCCCGCCGCCTGCCCCTGGATCTGTTCGCCTGCAGCCTGATGCTGGTGCTGTGCCTGATCTGGGGCTTCCAGCAGGTGTCGATCAAGCTGGTGGACGACGACGTCTCCTCGATCATGCAGTTGGCCATCCGCTCCGGCGTCGCTGCCCTGGTGCTCGGCCTCATCACCCTGTGGCGCGAAGGCCGTGGCGCCTTCAGTGACGGCACCCTGCTGCCGGGCCTGGGCGTGGGCCTGCTGTTCGCCCTGGAATTCCTGTTCATCTCCGAAGGCCTGGTGCGCAGCACCGCCTCGCACATCGGCGTGTTCCTCTACACCGCCCCGATCTTCGCCGCCCTCGGCCTGCACCTGATCCTGCCGGAGGAACGTCTCTCGCCGGTGCAATGGCTCGGCGTAATGGTGGCCTTCGGCGGCATCGCCCTGGCCTTTCTCGGCAACCCCGGAAACGACAGCGGCGCCACCCTGCTGGGCGATGCCATGGGCGTGATCGCCGCGATTGCCTGGGGGGCGACCACGGTGCTGATCCGTGGCTCCTCGCTGTCCGAGGCGGCACCGGTGAAAACCCTCTTCTATCAGCTCGCCGGCGCCGTGGTGCTGCTGCTCAGCGTGGCCTTCGCCACCGGCAAGACGCAGCTGCACCTGAGCGACAGGGCCCTGCTCAGCCTCGGCTTCCAGGTGCTGGTGGTGGCGCTGTTCAGTTACGTCGCCTGGTTCTGGCTGCTGCGTCGCTACCTGGCCTCGCGCCTGTCGATGCTGTCGTTCATGACCCCGCTCTTCGGCGTCGGCTTCGGCGTGCTGGTGCTCAACGAGCCGCTGACCTCCAGCTTCGTCTTCGGCGCTGCGCTGGTGCTGGCCGGGCTGCTGCTGGTCAGCGGCGCCGAGCTGCTGCGCGAGCGCCTGGCCCGGCGGCGGGCGGCGAACGCCGGCGCCTGA
- the def gene encoding peptide deformylase, which produces MIREILKMGDPRLLRVAPPVPAELFGSDELQRLIDDMFETMHHVGGVGLAAPQIGVDLQLVIFGFERSERYPDAPAVPPTILINPVITPLGEELEEGWEGCLSVPGLRGAVNRYRAIRYQGVDPQGNVIDRRVEGFHARVVQHECDHLIGRLYSSRITDFAKFGFTEVLFPGLDPAADD; this is translated from the coding sequence ATGATCCGAGAAATCCTCAAGATGGGGGACCCGCGCCTGTTGCGCGTGGCGCCTCCGGTCCCCGCCGAACTCTTCGGCAGCGATGAACTGCAACGCCTGATCGACGACATGTTCGAGACCATGCACCACGTCGGCGGGGTGGGCCTGGCCGCGCCGCAGATCGGTGTCGACCTGCAGCTGGTGATCTTCGGATTCGAGCGCAGCGAGCGCTACCCCGATGCGCCGGCGGTGCCGCCGACCATCCTCATCAACCCGGTGATCACGCCCCTGGGCGAGGAACTGGAGGAGGGTTGGGAGGGCTGCCTGTCGGTTCCCGGCCTGCGCGGCGCGGTGAACCGCTACCGGGCCATCCGCTACCAGGGCGTCGACCCGCAGGGCAACGTCATCGACCGCCGGGTCGAAGGCTTCCATGCGCGGGTGGTGCAGCACGAATGCGACCACCTGATCGGCCGCCTCTATTCGTCGCGCATCACCGACTTCGCCAAGTTCGGTTTCACCGAGGTGCTGTTCCCCGGGCTCGATCCCGCCGCCGACGACTGA
- a CDS encoding cold-shock protein, which translates to MADRQTGTVKWFNDEKGFGFITTDNGPDLFVHYRSIQSAGFKSLKEGQKVSFIAVQGQKGMQADEVQVI; encoded by the coding sequence ATGGCTGATCGTCAAACTGGCACCGTCAAGTGGTTCAACGATGAAAAAGGCTTCGGCTTCATCACCACCGATAACGGCCCGGACCTGTTCGTTCACTACCGCTCCATCCAGAGCGCCGGCTTCAAAAGCCTGAAGGAAGGCCAAAAGGTTTCCTTCATCGCTGTGCAGGGCCAGAAAGGCATGCAAGCCGACGAAGTACAAGTGATCTAA
- a CDS encoding glutathione S-transferase, with the protein MKLIGMLDSPYVRRVAISLHLLDIPFEHEAVSVFRHLDAFKAINPVVKAPTLVLDDGTVLMDSSLILDYLETLAGRSLLPAAAAPRAQALRVVGLALALCEKAVQIVYEKELRPQEKQHAPWLERVRYQLHAACRELEAELARRPLAEGREMGQDGISLAVAWGFARLVIADELEPAGYPLLANFAERAERLPAFVATPMT; encoded by the coding sequence ATGAAACTGATCGGCATGCTGGATTCACCCTATGTCCGCCGGGTTGCCATCAGCCTGCACCTGTTGGACATCCCCTTCGAGCACGAGGCGGTTTCGGTGTTTCGCCACCTCGATGCCTTCAAGGCGATCAACCCGGTGGTGAAGGCGCCCACCCTGGTGCTCGACGACGGCACCGTGCTGATGGATTCGAGCCTGATCCTCGACTACCTGGAAACCCTCGCCGGCCGCAGCCTGCTGCCCGCCGCAGCAGCGCCGCGCGCCCAGGCCCTGCGCGTGGTGGGCCTGGCCCTGGCGCTGTGCGAGAAGGCGGTGCAGATCGTCTACGAGAAGGAGCTGCGCCCCCAGGAGAAGCAGCACGCGCCCTGGCTGGAGCGGGTGCGCTACCAGCTGCACGCGGCCTGCCGCGAACTGGAGGCGGAGCTGGCCCGGCGCCCCCTGGCGGAAGGCCGCGAGATGGGCCAGGACGGTATCAGCCTGGCGGTGGCCTGGGGCTTCGCTCGCCTGGTGATAGCCGACGAACTGGAGCCCGCCGGCTATCCATTGCTGGCGAACTTCGCCGAACGCGCCGAGCGCCTGCCGGCCTTCGTCGCCACGCCCATGACTTAA
- a CDS encoding DUF4019 domain-containing protein: MKMLRSALLAFGLLACTLAQASEAQKIEQAKAAARAWLVIADREDYLGSWQQAASLFRHSVTRYDWTNLAVDLRSPLGPVRARILQSAKYATQLPGLPDGEYVILEYRSNFEHHSDAVETVTPMRDTDGTWRVAGYYVD, from the coding sequence ATGAAGATGCTACGCAGCGCCCTGTTGGCCTTCGGCCTGCTGGCCTGCACCCTGGCCCAGGCCTCGGAAGCGCAAAAGATCGAGCAGGCCAAGGCCGCCGCGCGCGCCTGGCTGGTGATCGCCGACCGCGAGGACTACCTGGGCAGCTGGCAGCAGGCGGCGAGCCTGTTCCGTCACTCGGTGACGCGTTACGACTGGACCAACCTGGCGGTGGACCTGCGCTCGCCGCTGGGCCCGGTGCGCGCCCGCATCCTGCAGTCGGCCAAGTACGCGACCCAGTTGCCGGGCCTGCCGGACGGCGAGTACGTGATCCTGGAATACCGCAGCAATTTCGAGCACCACAGTGACGCGGTGGAGACGGTGACGCCGATGCGTGACACCGACGGCACCTGGAGGGTGGCCGGCTACTACGTCGACTGA
- a CDS encoding serine/threonine-protein kinase: MNDSLLEIPGYSVHGRLGKGGMAEVYLATQESLHRQVAVKVLQRLDDESFSKRFVKEAHLVASLHHPSIITIHDIGQLADGRYYIAMEFVAGGDLAQHRGERFEPQRALDIVRQIAAALVVVHDKGMVHRDIKPANILFREDGTAVLSDFGIAKELELDSELTQYNVAVGSPAYSSPEQAQCQPLDARSDIYSLGVILLEMLTGANPYRGSSYTQTVMNHVQLELPRLVGALEPYQFLLDRMLAKDPEERFVDCRVLLASLAELNEGEMDHTRLTPTHKPDTRERATRPRKAAATTPQAAAQPAPRRGLPVWGWALLGVILLAVGSGFGYHLLQQKKIDDLLAQGELRLGAGSLVEPAGDSAEHYFNQVLALDAGNAAATAGLARVLQARVDGLVALGDQRLAEDRLLQPEGDSAVAYYQQALALQPENSRAFAGLEQVARRFALLAEDAYGHREFTLAQEYIKGGLAVAPEDPQLLQLQADHATRVRKAQVVRNASQARQQQQTANPVKRLWNRIFD; this comes from the coding sequence ATGAATGACAGCTTGCTAGAAATACCCGGCTACAGCGTGCACGGCCGGTTGGGCAAGGGCGGCATGGCCGAGGTTTACCTCGCGACCCAGGAGTCGCTGCATCGCCAGGTGGCGGTCAAGGTGCTGCAGCGCCTCGACGACGAATCCTTCAGCAAGCGCTTCGTCAAGGAAGCGCACCTGGTCGCTTCCCTGCATCACCCCTCCATCATCACCATCCACGACATCGGCCAGCTTGCCGACGGGCGCTACTACATCGCCATGGAATTCGTCGCCGGTGGCGACCTGGCCCAGCACCGTGGCGAGCGCTTCGAGCCGCAGCGGGCGCTGGACATCGTCCGGCAGATCGCCGCCGCGCTGGTGGTGGTGCACGACAAGGGCATGGTCCACCGCGACATCAAGCCGGCCAACATCCTCTTCCGCGAGGACGGCACCGCGGTGCTCAGCGACTTCGGCATCGCCAAGGAGCTGGAGCTCGACAGCGAGCTGACCCAATACAACGTCGCCGTCGGCAGCCCCGCCTACAGCAGCCCCGAGCAGGCCCAGTGTCAGCCGCTGGATGCGCGCAGCGACATCTACAGCCTGGGCGTGATCCTTCTGGAGATGCTCACCGGCGCCAACCCCTATCGCGGCTCCAGCTACACCCAGACGGTGATGAACCACGTGCAGCTCGAACTGCCGCGCCTGGTCGGTGCCCTGGAGCCTTATCAGTTCCTCCTCGACCGCATGCTGGCCAAGGACCCCGAAGAGCGCTTCGTCGACTGCCGCGTGCTGCTGGCCAGCCTGGCCGAGCTCAACGAGGGCGAGATGGACCACACGCGCCTGACCCCGACGCACAAGCCCGATACCCGTGAGCGTGCCACGCGCCCGCGCAAGGCCGCAGCGACCACGCCGCAGGCTGCCGCGCAACCCGCGCCGCGCCGTGGCCTGCCGGTGTGGGGCTGGGCGCTGCTGGGGGTGATCCTGCTCGCGGTCGGCAGCGGCTTCGGCTACCACCTGCTGCAACAGAAGAAGATCGACGACCTGCTGGCCCAGGGCGAACTGCGCCTGGGCGCCGGCAGCCTGGTGGAGCCGGCCGGTGACAGCGCCGAGCACTACTTCAACCAGGTGCTGGCCCTGGATGCCGGTAACGCCGCCGCTACCGCCGGCCTGGCCCGTGTGCTGCAAGCGCGGGTCGACGGCCTGGTGGCCCTGGGTGACCAGCGCCTGGCCGAAGACCGTCTGCTACAGCCCGAGGGCGACAGCGCGGTGGCCTACTACCAGCAGGCGCTGGCCCTGCAGCCCGAGAACTCGCGCGCCTTCGCGGGCCTCGAGCAGGTGGCGCGGCGCTTCGCCCTGCTGGCCGAGGACGCCTACGGCCACCGTGAATTCACCCTGGCCCAGGAATACATCAAGGGCGGCCTCGCGGTGGCGCCGGAAGACCCGCAGCTGTTGCAGCTGCAGGCCGACCACGCCACGCGCGTGCGCAAGGCCCAGGTGGTACGCAACGCCAGCCAGGCGCGGCAGCAGCAACAGACCGCCAACCCGGTCAAGCGTTTATGGAATCGCATCTTCGACTGA
- a CDS encoding FHA domain-containing protein, translating into MLRIHFADNRQEPVWLVDERFTIGQDARNNLVLNEVEVSPFHAEIRQDHGLYYLTDCGTRSGTFVNGERIGARYQLRSDDRVRIGTLELLLVDPAKVKPKAAPTARWFLQVIKGEHEGQKYHVTGSMTFGRSVKCELCFSDLELSRRHAEFFLKDDVLEIKDLASANGVFVNQQKVGTAVLAPGDQVRMASVTLLVIGPKVEVRQAADEDATQFVRVIDLPKPVATPRPASQPAVANPLHAAPVAAAAEAPVAKASDDERTGRLVLIGGIVLAVLGAAAVAAKFLL; encoded by the coding sequence ATGCTCAGGATTCACTTCGCAGACAATCGCCAGGAGCCGGTCTGGCTGGTGGACGAACGCTTCACCATCGGCCAGGACGCGCGCAACAACCTGGTACTGAACGAGGTCGAGGTCAGCCCCTTCCACGCGGAAATCCGCCAGGACCACGGCCTCTACTACCTCACCGACTGCGGCACCCGCAGCGGCACCTTCGTCAACGGCGAGCGCATCGGCGCGCGCTACCAGCTGCGCTCCGACGACCGCGTGCGCATCGGCACCCTGGAACTGCTGCTGGTGGACCCGGCCAAGGTCAAGCCCAAGGCCGCGCCCACCGCGCGCTGGTTCCTGCAGGTGATCAAGGGCGAGCACGAAGGGCAGAAGTACCACGTCACCGGTTCCATGACCTTTGGCCGTTCGGTGAAGTGCGAGCTGTGCTTCAGCGACCTGGAGCTGTCCCGCCGCCATGCCGAGTTCTTCCTCAAGGACGACGTGCTGGAGATCAAGGACCTGGCATCGGCCAACGGCGTGTTCGTCAACCAGCAGAAGGTCGGCACCGCCGTGCTGGCGCCGGGCGACCAGGTGCGCATGGCCTCGGTCACCCTGCTGGTGATCGGGCCCAAGGTGGAAGTGCGCCAGGCTGCCGACGAAGACGCCACCCAGTTCGTCCGTGTGATCGACCTGCCCAAACCCGTTGCCACGCCGCGCCCGGCCAGCCAGCCGGCGGTGGCCAACCCGTTGCACGCTGCTCCGGTCGCAGCTGCAGCCGAAGCTCCGGTAGCCAAGGCCAGCGATGACGAGCGCACCGGGCGCCTGGTGCTGATCGGCGGCATCGTCCTGGCCGTGCTCGGCGCTGCCGCCGTGGCTGCCAAGTTCCTGCTGTAA
- a CDS encoding DUF4124 domain-containing protein produces the protein MRSALFGLCLLPVLAQAQVFKCVGNDGTTSYSAVPCPASEGQSTRIIEPAAPSGVAPPPVNLPQVDIQGSAEQPRPRNEERDEGSHSSGRGSRVTVIEDSASSSRDARVSEMRERAEREKRESYDRDYDRKRMQQMEQQIRQLQEQNKNNPR, from the coding sequence TTGAGATCCGCCCTGTTCGGCCTCTGCCTGCTGCCGGTCCTGGCACAGGCCCAGGTCTTCAAATGCGTCGGCAACGACGGCACCACCAGCTACTCCGCCGTTCCCTGCCCGGCCAGCGAAGGCCAGTCCACCCGCATCATCGAACCCGCTGCGCCCTCCGGCGTGGCGCCGCCCCCGGTCAACCTGCCCCAGGTCGATATCCAGGGCAGCGCCGAACAACCGCGCCCGCGCAACGAAGAGCGCGACGAAGGCAGCCACTCCTCGGGCCGGGGCTCACGCGTCACCGTGATCGAAGACAGCGCCAGCAGCAGCCGCGATGCGCGGGTCAGCGAGATGCGCGAAAGAGCCGAGCGGGAAAAGCGCGAAAGCTATGACCGCGACTACGACCGCAAGCGCATGCAGCAGATGGAACAGCAGATCCGTCAGTTGCAGGAGCAGAACAAGAACAACCCGCGCTGA
- a CDS encoding CvfB family protein, which yields MALIGRFNSLPVVKHTEFGLYLDGDQDGEILLPKRYIPKDQPTEIGDWLNVFVYLDSEDRLIATTQKPKVQVGGFASLKVVEINRIGLFLDWGLPKDLLLPHSEEKRPLQVGDYCVVHVYLDRRTRRITATARLDRYLDTTPARYSVGQEVDLLVADETDMGFKAIINDRHWGLIHRNEIFKFLRSGMREKGFIREVRADGKIALSLQPVGEQLATGLNEQIIAKLREEGGSLAVSDKSPPEVISRLFGVSKGNFKKAIGGLYKQGLIRIHDDRIELVG from the coding sequence ATGGCTCTGATCGGGCGATTCAATTCCCTGCCGGTGGTGAAGCACACCGAATTCGGCCTGTATCTGGACGGCGACCAGGACGGCGAAATCCTCCTGCCCAAGCGCTATATCCCGAAAGATCAGCCCACCGAGATCGGTGACTGGCTCAACGTCTTCGTCTACCTGGACAGCGAGGACCGCCTGATCGCGACCACGCAGAAGCCCAAGGTGCAGGTGGGCGGCTTCGCCAGCCTCAAGGTGGTGGAGATCAACCGCATCGGCCTGTTCCTCGATTGGGGCCTGCCCAAGGACCTGCTGCTGCCGCACTCGGAAGAGAAGCGCCCGCTGCAGGTCGGCGACTATTGCGTGGTGCACGTCTACCTCGATCGCCGCACCCGCCGCATCACCGCCACCGCGCGGCTGGACCGCTACCTCGACACCACCCCGGCGCGCTACAGCGTTGGCCAGGAGGTCGACCTGCTGGTGGCCGACGAAACCGACATGGGCTTCAAGGCCATCATCAATGACCGCCATTGGGGCCTGATCCACCGCAACGAGATCTTCAAGTTCCTGCGCAGCGGCATGCGCGAGAAGGGCTTCATCCGCGAAGTGCGCGCCGACGGCAAGATCGCCCTCAGCCTGCAACCGGTGGGCGAGCAGCTGGCCACGGGCCTCAACGAACAGATCATCGCCAAGCTGCGCGAAGAAGGCGGCTCCCTGGCGGTGAGCGACAAGAGCCCGCCTGAGGTGATCTCGCGACTGTTCGGCGTGAGCAAGGGCAACTTCAAGAAGGCCATCGGCGGCCTGTACAAGCAGGGCCTGATCCGCATCCACGACGACCGCATCGAACTGGTCGGCTGA